DNA from Arthrobacter sp. FW305-BF8:
TAACTATTTCGGACTGGCACTGACTGGACTGGCACTTACTGAACTACGGAATCGGTACGCATCACGCCCGGTGATTGCCGGCGTCGGACTTCTCCTGCTCGCCACCGTGGACTGCATGGTGGTGGCCGGGGTGGTGCTCCTCGTACTCGATCTCCAGCTCGTCCGCCGTGGTGAGTCCGGCGGGCAGGTCCACGGTGTGGCGGGGGCCGGTGTAGGTGTTCTTGACCCGGAGCTCCCAGGCGAGCCACAGCACCAGCAGGGTTCCGCCGACAACCAGCGGCGTGTAGTTGAAGTACTTCCACTCGAAGTCAGGGTTCCACGGAGCCCCGAGCGGGGAGGTCGGCATGAGGGCGATCACGGTGGTCAGTGCAATCTCCACGCATGCGATGGTGCCCAGCCACTTGTAGTTGCGGCCCAGATGCCAGGACCCGCGCTGGAAATCGGAACCCCTGCGGAGGCGCTGGTAGATCGGGATGGCGAAGGCCAGGTACAGGCCGACGACGCCGATGGAGACCACCGCGTTGAAGGCCACCGGCACGGGGGCGCCGTTGATGTCCACCTCGACGAGGGCGGGCAGGGCCAGGATGATTGCCAGGCCGGCGACCAGGGCCACGCTGTACAGCGGCACGCCGCTCTTGTTCAGGCGGGTCCAGAGGCGGGCGCCGGGAACGGCGCCGTCGCGGCTGAAGGCGAACAGCATGCGGGTGGTGGAGGTCATGCAGGCCATGGCGCAGAAGCACTGCCCCACGGTGGAGATCACCAGCACGGTGCTGACCCAGGGACCGCTGAGTGCCTGGTTGAGCACGGTGACCACGCTGCCGCCGCTGGCGGTGACGGCGTCGGCGTCCTGCACGGCGAAGAGGATGCCCAGCAGCAGGATCCAGCCGCCGATCGCGGAATAGAGGATGGCCTGCCAGATGCCGTTGGCGGCGGAGTTGGAGGCGCCCTTGGTCTCTTCGGACATGTGGCAGGAGGCGTCGTAGCCGGTAACGGTGAACTGCGGCAGGATCACAGCCAGCGGCAGCACCAGGAAGACGAACCCCATCCCGGTGGTGGCGCCGTCGAACCAGCCGGTGTTGTTGACCCGCTGGGTGAACACGTCAGCCATGCTGGCGTGGCGTTCCGGCACGAAGATGATGATCGCGATGATGGCCACGGTGCCGATGAC
Protein-coding regions in this window:
- a CDS encoding amino acid permease — encoded protein: MSVSKPQRSDDELLANLGYKPELKRSWSGFSNFAISFSVISILSGPFISFFIGWNNGGPAAISWGWPIVCALILVVGLCMGELVSAMPTSGGMYYWAAKLGSLRSSYFTGWLDFLGLLAIVAAVSYGCATFIDITLSSFSSAWADGYSLTRVFLIFIGVLVVVTLLSIFSSHLLAIFNNISVWWHVIGTVAIIAIIIFVPERHASMADVFTQRVNNTGWFDGATTGMGFVFLVLPLAVILPQFTVTGYDASCHMSEETKGASNSAANGIWQAILYSAIGGWILLLGILFAVQDADAVTASGGSVVTVLNQALSGPWVSTVLVISTVGQCFCAMACMTSTTRMLFAFSRDGAVPGARLWTRLNKSGVPLYSVALVAGLAIILALPALVEVDINGAPVPVAFNAVVSIGVVGLYLAFAIPIYQRLRRGSDFQRGSWHLGRNYKWLGTIACVEIALTTVIALMPTSPLGAPWNPDFEWKYFNYTPLVVGGTLLVLWLAWELRVKNTYTGPRHTVDLPAGLTTADELEIEYEEHHPGHHHAVHGGEQEKSDAGNHRA